Genomic DNA from Borreliella spielmanii:
ACATTTTTCTACTATTCCTTCCTTGTAGCTATAATTAATCTCAACATTTTTGGAACTTCTATATTTTTCTATTAGATATCTATCTTTTAAAACCCCTTTAATAAATTCTTTTGTGGGTGGTCCTAAAGGGTCATTTATTATTTCATAAGCGATGTGTATTTCCTTTTTTGTTTTCTTATCTAAATTATCATAAAAATCTGAAACTTTATTAGCATGCATATTATCTATATAATAATATATAGCAAAAACATAATATCTAAACAATAACTTTTCAATTATTAACATAAACTTACAACTTGCTTATATATGCTAAAATTTTAGCAAAGGAGGAACTACAATAACTACTGAAAAATGTTTAATATAAAACTTTAACTAAACATTTTAGCGAACTTAATACTCATAAATAAAAACAAGACTATTAGATAGTCTTGTTTTTCATAATTTATGCTTAAATTCAAATTATATTTTAAACTATTTTATTTATCATCACTGCTAGTGACATACTCTTTAATTGTTTCAAAATTGGATTCATTTTTAAGATATTCTTTAACCTTTTCTAATTCTGATTTTAGTTTATCTAAGTCTGATTCAATTTCTTCAATCTTAACATTTTCTTTTAATGGGGGTTCTTTGCTATCCATTTCACTAAGTATATAGGCCTTATTGCCTACATTTAATTTAGTCCTTAAATCACTTCTAGCTTCGCTCAATTTTTCCAATAATTTTTCTAATTCTGAATCTTCTTCCTCCTCTAAATTCCAAGTATTATATATAGCTTGCGTAGGATCATCAGTAAAATGGTCGTATATGGGGCCTGTAACTTTATCTCTAACTTCTGTTGCCTTTACTTCTAGTCTTCTTTCATCCTCCACAAACCACCTTTTATATTTAATAGCATCGATATCTCTATTT
This window encodes:
- a CDS encoding DUF643 domain-containing protein; protein product: MHANKVSDFYDNLDKKTKKEIHIAYEIINDPLGPPTKEFIKGVLKDRYLIEKYRSSKNVEINYSYKEGIVEKC